In Rhinopithecus roxellana isolate Shanxi Qingling chromosome 16, ASM756505v1, whole genome shotgun sequence, a single genomic region encodes these proteins:
- the C16H9orf153 gene encoding uncharacterized protein C9orf153 homolog, whose product MFLIGDTSSAEDDRGAALPQCSLPEFYACIENFNKESKKSNLLKMHGISLNEAQEVLAKNVNVMSFTRGTDVRRDLQPVIRYTVVKKEKKQASMTEILHCSLLAGSLSPVERLSRSRQRLSQCGISPPKRTFPYEILTDHSNALAQDTVQKNVPSAKILCSLGISSATQEKFVFEDKLHRYFLLDPGKQFMDLRDLEWRYFKGLAKWRRTTAVSFTDVKYNTEKRFVESQDMPDVIFPPIIRKSLVIYPQIDYQNEGTYSLKLNM is encoded by the exons ATGTTCCTCATTGGAGACACCAGTTCAGCTGAGGACGACAGAGGAGCCGCCCTTCCTCAATGTTCA CTGCCAGAATTTTATGCATGTATTGAGAATTTTAATAAGGAGAGCAAGAAATCAAATCTTCTAAAAATGCATGGTATTTCACTTAATGAAGCACAGGAAGTACTTGCTAAAAACGTGAATGTCATGTCATTCACTAGGGGCACTGATGTGAGAAGAGATCTCCAACCTGTTATCAGGTACACAGtggttaaaaaagagaagaagcaagCATCCATGACTGAGATCCTCCACTGCAGCTTACTGGCGGGCTCACTCTCTCCCGTGGAGAGGCTCTCCAGGTCCCGGCAGAGGCTGTCACAGTGTGGGATCTCCCCTCCCAAGCGCACTTTTCCTTATGAAATTCTCACTGACCACTCGAATGCCTTGGCCCAAGATACAGTACAGAAGAACGTTCCAAGCGCCAAAATCTTATGCAGCCTAGGCATTTCCAGTGCCACCCAGGAAAAGTTCGTTTTTGAAGATAAACTTCATAGATACTTCTTACTTGACCCAG GCAAACAGTTCATGGATCTAAGGGATCTGGAATGGAGATATTTTAAGGGGCTTGCAAAGTGGAGGCGCACTACAGCAGTTTCCTTCACAGACGTAAAATACAACACTGAGAAGAGATTTGTAGAGAGCCAGGACATGCCTGATGTTATTTTTCCCCCTATAATTCGCAAGTCTTTGGTCATTTATCCTCAAATTGATTATCAAAATGAAGGAACTTATTCTCTTAAATTGAATATGTAG